From Phalacrocorax carbo chromosome 8, bPhaCar2.1, whole genome shotgun sequence, a single genomic window includes:
- the LOC104041756 gene encoding uncharacterized protein LOC104041756, which yields MKAVPLQVLFVLRFLCLVAPAEGQPKAPLRCSTECTHFTSGVAAKRIRSYRRTEPRCTKQAIIFTTLKSVEICADPEAGWVKKIVEKLDQKKAAVLPLPHDATSAAAPEEPGVFQKHVGLTVIVPSQAIAPTSFFQGTSTTVLERIHVPSARTEVPSKSPPATQDTTQLPAGSSPVNWEVATRSDITPEANRSKSHAPSTTFAAGMVSSQPTPYSVALVHGFDNIIRSTEEPVGRSTNAMADVQDTTSRSSNSEPTGIRKGSDHPIVSINQPLDSTSARANAPDTVSSSFSSDLSSTLDSMEIATVPATPIPPETTSVSTLNPTTAIDEVPSVHTNKTVSFSADDFGTRAFAYPSPVRKEDPLDMLAFTSRAFSGQARVQMITERPNDLPLSSFLSRSQMPFVIPVSVLGGLMVCSVAIVWLYLKFGVKTEKMPRETVQGLLYQKEEHQNNVYPMEVI from the exons ATGAAGGCTGTTCCTCTCCAGGTCCTGTTTGTGCTGAGGTTCTTGTGCCTGGTGGCCCCGGCTGAAG GGCAACCCAAAGCACCTCTGAGGTGTTCAACAGAGTGCACCCATTTTACATCTGGGGTAGCAGCAAAGCGGATAAGGAGCTACCGCAGGACTGAACCCCGCTGCACCAAACAAGCCATCAT atttactACTCTGAAGTCTGTGGAGATTTGTGCAGATCCAGAGGCAGGGTGGGTGAAGAAGATAGTAGAGAAACTGGACCAGAAAAAGGCCGCTGTCCTCCCACTTCCACATGATGcaacctcagcagcagcaccagaagAGCCTGGTGTTTTTCAGAAACATGTTGGTCTTACGGTAATTGTTCCATCTCAAGCCATTGCTCCAACTAGTTTCTTCCAAGGTACTAGCACAACAGTTTTGGAGAGAATACATGTTCCATCTGCCAGGACAGAGGTGCCCAGCAAGTCCCCACCAGCCACACAGGATACcacccagctccctgctggaTCGTCCCCTGTGAATTGGGAAGTTGCTACCCGCTCTGACATCACTCCAGAAGCAAATAGAAGCAAATCTCATGCACCTTCAACAACTTTTGCAGCAGGCATGGTCTCCAGCCAGCCCACCCCATATTCCGTGGCTCTTGTGCATGGCTTTGACAACATCATAAGATCTACAGAAGAACCTGTAGGACGTAGTACAAATGCTATGGCTGATGTTCAAGACACAACTTCTCGTAGCTCAAATTCAGAACCCACAGGCATTAGAAAAGGATCAGACCATCCTATAGTTTCCATAAATCAACCCCTGGACTCTACAAGTGCAAGAGCCAACGCACCAGACACTGTTTCTAGCAGTTTTAGTTCAGACCTCTCCTCTACCCTGGACAGCATGGAGATTGCCACAGTCCCAGCCACACCAATTCCACCAGAGACTACTTCAGTTTCTACTCTAAACCCCACAACTGCCATAGATGAAGTTCCTTCTGTCCATACCAACAAGACTGTAAGTTTCTCTGCAGATGATTTTGGTACTAGAGCATTTGCTTATCCATCACCTGTAAGAAAGGAAGATCCTTTAGATATGTTAGCTTTTACTAGTCGAGCATTCTCAGGCCAAGCCAGAGTGCAGATGATTACAGAAAGGCCGAATGACCTGCCCCTTTCCAGCTTCTTGTCAAGATCTCAGATGCCCTTTGTCATCCCAGTTTCTGTGTTAGGTGGTCTGATGGTTTGCAGTGTTGCTATTGTATGGCTATATCTAAAATTTGgagtgaaaacagagaaaatgccAAGAGAAACTGTACAGGGCTTGCTCTACCAGAAGGAGGAACATCAAAACAATGTCTATCCAATGGAAGTAATCTGA
- the LOC104041755 gene encoding C-C motif chemokine 5-like, whose protein sequence is MLNTRTVLVLVMLLTLSPRCDAAPHTPSECCFNYVKNPVQKAVLKSFYKTPTDCFNPAIVFETRNGAKICANPESPWVEKAVMKLQKTKGLHAP, encoded by the exons ATGCTCAATACAAGGACAGTCCTGGTGCTTGTGATGCTACTCACCCTCTCCCCACGCTGTGATGCAG CCCCTCACACACCATCTGAGTGCTGTTTCAACTATGTAAAGAACCCTGTCCAGAAGGCTGTCCTGAAGAGTTTCTACAAAACTCCCACGGATTGTTTCAACCCAGCAATTGT GTTTGAGACCAGGAACGGGGCCAAGATCTGTGCAAACCCAGAGTCACCTTGGGTGGAGAAAGCAGTTATGAAGCTCCAAAAAACGAAAGGTCTTCATGCCCCATGA